From a single Raphanus sativus cultivar WK10039 chromosome 3, ASM80110v3, whole genome shotgun sequence genomic region:
- the LOC108844460 gene encoding 60S ribosomal protein L23a-1 gives MSPAKVDTTKKADPKAKALKAAKAVKSGQAFKKKDKKIRTKVTFHRPKTLTKARDPKYPRISATPRNKLDHYGILKYPLTTESAMKKIEDNNTLVFIVDIRADKKKIKDAVKKMYDIQTKKVNTLIRPDGTKKAYVRLTPDYDALDVANKIGII, from the exons ATGTCTCCTGCTAAAG TTGATACGACGAAGAAGGCTGACCCAAAAGCCAAGGCCTTGAAGGCTGCAAAGGCGGTGAAGTCAGGCCAAGCTTTCAAGAAGAAGGACAAGAAGATCAGGACTAAGGTCACCTTCCACAGGCCAAAGACTTTGACCAAGGCTAGAGATCCCAAGTACCCGAGGATCAGCGCTACTCCGAGGAACAAGTTGGACCATTACGGTATCCTCAAGTACCCACTCACCACTGAGTCGGCAATGAAGAAGATTGAAGACAACAACACTCTTGTCTTCATTGTTGACATTCGTGCtgacaagaagaagatcaaggaTGCTGTTAAGAAAATGTATGACATCCAGACCAAGAAGGTTAACACCCTCATCAG GCCTGATGGAACGAAGAAGGCTTACGTTAGGCTTACACCGGACTATGATGCTTTGGATGTTGCTAACAAGATCGGCATCATCTAA
- the LOC108843955 gene encoding uncharacterized protein LOC108843955 isoform X2 gives MESKEIRSSVFAKTTRFNGISQQPLRQEKSRAFDSGFKVVPTKELCRVYLNKKELLASKGIIDARAKPPHYQKHGEKPKQRTFGRRFDQQNLNLKPKKDKKESCPRRFSPLGFGSDSQLRDSSRKKGQCIITPEKKKPKEMSNGTTTTLVEKKDGAVREAGSKLIVSTSRDSVLSLERNRFAQDVKFRHVSSSSSGSIIKDENEDSSDCSSTASPGCQTEEAHQPSPVSVLEPIFNDDVLEEDSEELPYLDLHEKQLDDLKTESDSYSDGSGMEVSSDDDSVMASETEESKESEPVWLLDSQEIKESSYIDDILSEVSLMDKNWVPDTLTFKVFEKMEKKYYTETSWKRSERRVLFDRVCSGLVEILESFTATPTLKKPVSRRLGAGLSTCGLKQELCKVLARQENRAKKVSSNKVPVIDLDEWFKLEDDDDEALVCELEGMIVDDLLLEVVSFIM, from the exons ATGGAGTCTAAGGAGATTAGATCCTCTGTTTTTGCCAAAACGACGCGTTTCAATGGGATATCTCAACAACCTCTGCGTCAAGAAAAGTCGAGGGCTTTTGATTCTGGTTTCAAAGTGGTTCCGACGAAGGAGCTTTGTCGTGTTTATCTAAACAAAAAAGAGTTGTTAGCCTCCAAGGGTATCATTGATGCACGGGCTAAGCCTCCTCATTATCAGAAACATGGTGAGAAGCCAAAACAGAGGACATTTGGTAGGAGATTTGATCAACAAAACTTGAACTTGAAGCCCAAGAAGGATAAGAAAGAGAGTTGTCCAAGACGTTTCTCTCCTCTTGGTTTTGGTAGTGACTCTCAGTTGCGAGATAGCAGTAGGAAGAAAGGGCAATGCATTATCACCCctgagaagaagaaaccaaaggAAATGAGTAATGGCACTACTACTACATTGGTTGAGAAGAAAGATGGAGCAGTGAGAGAAGCTGGTTCAAAGTTGATTGTTAGTACCTCTAGGGACTCAGTGTTGAGTTTGGAACGAAACAGATTCGCACAAGATGTCAAGTTCAGACatgtatcttcttcttcttcaggttcCATTATCAAG GATGAAAATGAGGATTCATCAGACTGTTCCTCCACTGCATCTCCTGGATGTCAGACGGAAGAAGCTCATCAACCAAGCCCTGTTTCTGTTCTTGAGCCTATCTTCAACGACGATGTGTTAGAGGAAGACAGTGAAGAGCTTCCTTATCTAGATCTTCATG AGAAACAGCTTGATGACCTGAAAACTGAGTCTGATAGTTATTCAGATGGGAGTGGGATGGAAGTATCAAGCGATGATGACTCTGTGATGGCTTCTGAAACCGAAGAAAGCAAGGAGAGTGAACCAGTCTGGCTCTTGGATAGCCAGGAGATCAAGGAGTCTTCTtacattgatgatatcttgTCTGAAGTTTCACTTATGGACAAGAATTGGGTTCCTGACACTCTTACCTTCAAGGTCTTCGAGAAGATGGAGAAAAAGTATTACACTGAGACATCTTGGAAGAGGTCTGAAAGAAGGGTTTTGTTTGACAGAGTCTGTTCAGGTCTGGTAGAGATACTAGAATCCTTTACAGCTACACCAACGTTGAAGAAACCTGTCTCTAGGAGGCTTGGCGCAGGTCTAAGCACATGTGGACTGAAACAAGAACTCTGTAAAGTACTTGCCAGGCAAGAGAACCGAGCCAAGAAAGTATCATCCAACAAAGTGCCAGTTATAGACCTTGATGAGTGGTTCAaacttgaagatgatgatgatgaggcaTTGGTTTGTGAGTTAGAAGGTATGATAGTGGATGATTTGTTGCTTGAAGTTGTCAGCTTCATCATGTAG
- the LOC108843955 gene encoding uncharacterized protein LOC108843955 isoform X1, with amino-acid sequence MESKEIRSSVFAKTTRFNGISQQPLRQEKSRAFDSGFKVVPTKELCRVYLNKKELLASKGIIDARAKPPHYQKHGEKPKQRTFGRRFDQQNLNLKPKKDKKESCPRRFSPLGFGSDSQLRDSSRKKGQCIITPEKKKPKEMSNGTTTTLVEKKDGAVREAGSKLIVSTSRDSVLSLERNRFAQDVKFRHVSSSSSGSIIKDENEDSSDCSSTASPGCQTEEAHQPSPVSVLEPIFNDDVLEEDSEELPYLDLHGIEKQLDDLKTESDSYSDGSGMEVSSDDDSVMASETEESKESEPVWLLDSQEIKESSYIDDILSEVSLMDKNWVPDTLTFKVFEKMEKKYYTETSWKRSERRVLFDRVCSGLVEILESFTATPTLKKPVSRRLGAGLSTCGLKQELCKVLARQENRAKKVSSNKVPVIDLDEWFKLEDDDDEALVCELEGMIVDDLLLEVVSFIM; translated from the exons ATGGAGTCTAAGGAGATTAGATCCTCTGTTTTTGCCAAAACGACGCGTTTCAATGGGATATCTCAACAACCTCTGCGTCAAGAAAAGTCGAGGGCTTTTGATTCTGGTTTCAAAGTGGTTCCGACGAAGGAGCTTTGTCGTGTTTATCTAAACAAAAAAGAGTTGTTAGCCTCCAAGGGTATCATTGATGCACGGGCTAAGCCTCCTCATTATCAGAAACATGGTGAGAAGCCAAAACAGAGGACATTTGGTAGGAGATTTGATCAACAAAACTTGAACTTGAAGCCCAAGAAGGATAAGAAAGAGAGTTGTCCAAGACGTTTCTCTCCTCTTGGTTTTGGTAGTGACTCTCAGTTGCGAGATAGCAGTAGGAAGAAAGGGCAATGCATTATCACCCctgagaagaagaaaccaaaggAAATGAGTAATGGCACTACTACTACATTGGTTGAGAAGAAAGATGGAGCAGTGAGAGAAGCTGGTTCAAAGTTGATTGTTAGTACCTCTAGGGACTCAGTGTTGAGTTTGGAACGAAACAGATTCGCACAAGATGTCAAGTTCAGACatgtatcttcttcttcttcaggttcCATTATCAAG GATGAAAATGAGGATTCATCAGACTGTTCCTCCACTGCATCTCCTGGATGTCAGACGGAAGAAGCTCATCAACCAAGCCCTGTTTCTGTTCTTGAGCCTATCTTCAACGACGATGTGTTAGAGGAAGACAGTGAAGAGCTTCCTTATCTAGATCTTCATG GTATAGAGAAACAGCTTGATGACCTGAAAACTGAGTCTGATAGTTATTCAGATGGGAGTGGGATGGAAGTATCAAGCGATGATGACTCTGTGATGGCTTCTGAAACCGAAGAAAGCAAGGAGAGTGAACCAGTCTGGCTCTTGGATAGCCAGGAGATCAAGGAGTCTTCTtacattgatgatatcttgTCTGAAGTTTCACTTATGGACAAGAATTGGGTTCCTGACACTCTTACCTTCAAGGTCTTCGAGAAGATGGAGAAAAAGTATTACACTGAGACATCTTGGAAGAGGTCTGAAAGAAGGGTTTTGTTTGACAGAGTCTGTTCAGGTCTGGTAGAGATACTAGAATCCTTTACAGCTACACCAACGTTGAAGAAACCTGTCTCTAGGAGGCTTGGCGCAGGTCTAAGCACATGTGGACTGAAACAAGAACTCTGTAAAGTACTTGCCAGGCAAGAGAACCGAGCCAAGAAAGTATCATCCAACAAAGTGCCAGTTATAGACCTTGATGAGTGGTTCAaacttgaagatgatgatgatgaggcaTTGGTTTGTGAGTTAGAAGGTATGATAGTGGATGATTTGTTGCTTGAAGTTGTCAGCTTCATCATGTAG
- the LOC108843956 gene encoding LOW QUALITY PROTEIN: dirigent protein 9 (The sequence of the model RefSeq protein was modified relative to this genomic sequence to represent the inferred CDS: inserted 1 base in 1 codon), with product MAKALNITIILFLIASNLLVFINSARLLDEIQPQSQLVPTGQIPTVAPTEAEEEPAPATTVPAGPAGATAGGQGPLLEFFMHDVLGGSHPSARVVTGIVAQTEVNGIPFSKASNSIFPVDNGVPLVNSNNINSVINPNTAPLLTGLSGAQTSTVIQNTNGNSNDALSTNSLPFVTAGNLPPGAALQHLMFGTITVVDDELTESHELGSAVIGRXQGFYLASSLDGTSQTLSLTVLLDREHDHHDTLDDAISFFGVHRTASHASQIAVIGGTGKFEHAKGYAIVETLHNQNNQHITDGQDTILHFSVYLTYKA from the exons atggCCAAAGCTCTCAACATAACTATCATTCTCTTCCTCATAGCCTCCAATCTCCTCGTGTTTATCAACTCCGCTAGACTTCTTGATGAGATCCAACCTCAGTCTCAGTTGGTCCCTACAGGCCAAATCCCCACCGTGGCTCCAACAGAAGCTGAGGAAGAACCTGCACCAGCAACTACTGTCCCGGCTGGTCCAGCAGGGGCCACAGCCGGTGGACAGGGACCATTACTTGAGTTCTTTATGCACGACGTGCTAGGAGGATCACACCCATCAGCTCGTGTGGTCACTGGAATAGTAGCACAAACCGAGGTCAACGGGATACCATTCTCAAAAGCGAGTAACAGCATCTTCCCTGTGGACAACGGAGTCCCACTAGTCAACTCAAACAACATCAACAGTGTCATCAACCCAAACACAGCTCCACTCCTCACCGGCCTTAGCGGCGCTCAAACCAGCACAGTGATCCAAAACACCAACGGCAACTCCAACGACGCCCTCAGCACCAACAGCCTCCCTTTTGTCACCGCGGGAAACCTCCCTCCAGGTGCAGCACTCCAGCATCTCATGTTCGGTACCATAACCGTTGTAGACGATGAGCTAACCGAGAGCCACGAGCTCGGGTCAGCAGTTATAGGAA CTCAGGGCTTTTACCTGGCCAGTTCATTGGATGGCACTAGCCAGACTCTTTCTCTGACCGTGTTGCTAGACAGAGAGCATGATCACCATGACACTTTAGATGATGCCATTAGCTTCTTTGGCGTTCACAGGACCGCCTCTCATGCCTCTCAGATCGCTGTTATTGGCGGGACAGGTAAGTTTGAGCATGCTAAAGGGTATGCTATAGTGGAAACTCTGCATAACCAGAACAaccagcatatcactgatggtCAAGACACCATCCTCCATTTCAGTGTATACCTCACCTACAAGGCTTGA
- the LOC108845841 gene encoding caffeoylshikimate esterase, with translation MASETDNITYEESFIKNPRGMKLFTCKWLPANQEPKALIFICHGYAMECSITMNSTARRLVKAGFGVYGMDYEGHGKSDGLGAYVPNFDHLVDDVSAHYTSICEREKNKGKMRFLLGESMGGAVLLLLHRKKPEFWDGAVLVAPMCKIAEEMKPNPLVISILSKLSGVIPTWKIIPGQDIIETAFKQPEIRKQVRENPYCYKGRPRLKTAYELLRVSTDLEKRLNEVTLPFMVLHGEDDKVTDKAVSRELYEVASSSDKTFKLYPGMWHGLLYGETPENIEIVFADIIGWLDKRASHRAGGFESELKRENDAFQVKE, from the exons ATG GCAAGTGAAACAGATAACATCACGTATGAAGAG AGTTTCATCAAGAATCCTCGAGGAATGAAACTATTCACGTGCAAGTGGTTACCAGCAAATCAAGAACCAAAGGCTTTAATCTTCATCTGCCATGGATATGCAATGGAATGCAGCATCACCATGAATA GTACTGCGAGGAGGCTTGTGAAGGCAGGGTTTGGAGTGTATGGGATGGATTATGAAGGACATGGCAAGTCTGATGGGCTTGGCGCTTATGTTCCAAACTTTGACCATCTCGTTGATGACGTTTCTGCCCACTACACATCGATTTGCG agagagaaaagaatAAAGGGAAGATGAGGTTTCTGCTAGGAGAATCAATGGGCGGGGCAGTACTTTTGTTGTTACACAGAAAGAAGCCAGAGTTTTGGGATGGGGCTGTCTTGGTTGCTCCAATGTGTAAG ATTGCAGAAGAAATGAAACCAAACCCTTTGGTTATTTCGATATTGTCGAAACTAAGTGGGGTTATACCCACGTGGAAAATTATCCCTGGCCAAGACATCATTGAGACTGCTTTTAAACAGCCAGAGATCAGGAAGCAG GTTAGAGAGAACCCTTACTGCTACAAAGGACGTCCACGTTTGAAGACTGCTTATGAGCTCTTGAGGGTTAGTACCGATCTCGAGAAGAGACTTAATGAg GTAACGTTACCGTTCATGGTGTTGCATGGAGAAGATGATAAAGTCACCGACAAAGCAGTGAGTAGAGAACTTTACGAGGTTGCGTCTAGTTCGGACAAGACTTTCAAGTTGTACCCTGGGATGTGGCATGGTTTACTCTATGGTGAGACACCAGAGAACATTGAGATTGTTTTTGCTGACATCATCGGTTGGTTGGATAAGAGAGCTTCTCATAGAGCTGGAGGGTTTGAATCCGAGCTTAAACGTGAAAATGATGCTTTCCAAGTGAAAGAGTAG
- the LOC130509072 gene encoding 60S ribosomal protein L35-2 produces MARIKVHELREKSKSDLSTQLQEFKAELALLRVAKVTGGAPNKLSKIKVVRKSIAQVLTVISQKQKSALREVYKNQKFLPLDLRPKKTRAIRRRLTKHQASLKTEREKKKEMYFPIRKYAIKV; encoded by the exons ATGG CGAGGATCAAGGTTCATGAGCTAAGGGAGAAATCAAAATCTGATCTTTCGACTCAGTTGCAAGAATTCAAGGCGGAGCTAGCTCTTCTCCGCGTCGCCAAGGTCACTGGAGGTGCTCCCAACAAGCTCTCTAAGAT CAAGGTGGTGAGGAAATCAATCGCTCAGGTGTTGACAGTGATCTCACAGAAGCAAAAGTCTGCTCTAAGAGAGGTGTACAAGAACCAGAAGTTTTTGCCTCTTGATCTTCGTCCTAAGAAGACTAGAGCTATCAGGAGGAGACTCACCAAGCATCAG GCATCGCTGAAGACAgaaagggagaagaagaaggaaatgTACTTTCCAATCAGAAAGTACGCTATTAAGGTGTAA
- the LOC108848111 gene encoding protein FAR1-RELATED SEQUENCE 5 — MDNEEVLDFDVDDDDGIDIEHNDSIDILDDSPIPDTTTTTNPDSSAAHYYFPDGDLLEPYDGLEFESEESAKAFYNSYARRVGFSTRVSSSRRSRRDGAIIQRQFVCAKEGFRNMNEKRTKDREIKRPRTVTRVGCKASLSVKMHDSSGKWIVSGFVKEHNHELVPPDQVHCLRSHRQISGPAKTLIDTLQAAGMGPRRIMSALIKEYGGISKVGFTEVDCRNYMRNNRQKSIQGEIQLLLDYLRQMNSENPTFFYAVQRSEDNHHHDHQSVVVGNVFWADPKAILDFAYFGDTVTFDTTYRSNRYRLPFAPFTGVNHHGQPVLFGCAFIVNETEASFVWLFKTWLAAMSAHAARSPVSITTDHDAVIRAAVVQVFPEARHRFCKWHIFKKCQEKLSHVFLRHPAFESDFHKSVNLTDSVEDFESCWFSLLDKYELRDHDWLQALYSDRRQWVPVYLRDTFFAEMSSTQRSDSINSYFDGYINASTNLTQFFKLYEKALESRLEKEVKADYDTMNSPPVLKTPSPMEKQASELYTRKLFTRFQEELVGTLTFMASKADDDGDLGTYQVAKYGETHKAHCVKFNILEMRANCSCQMFEFSGIVCRHILAVFRVTNLLTLPPYYILKRWTRNAKSSVIFDDYGLHAYDNYLESHTVRYNTLRHKAFNFVQEAGKSIYTCDVALVALQEAAKTVSLEMKNEVRRTMANGHVKGSSASDGEHIRRSEECQQEEPEDEMDKKIIELRHELELANRKCEAYRTNLLSVLKELEDQKLQVSIKVQNIKISLKDSL; from the exons ATGGACAACGAAGAAGTCCTCGACTTCGACGTAGACGACGACGACGGCATCGACATCGAGCACAACGACTCGATCGACATCCTCGACGACAGCCCCATCCCcgacaccaccaccaccaccaacccCGACTCCTCCGCCGCTCACTACTACTTCCCCGACGGCGACCTCCTCGAGCCATACGACGGCCTCGAGTTCGAGTCCGAGGAATCCGCCAAGGCCTTCTACAACTCCTACGCCCGCCGCGTCGGCTTCAGCACCCGCGTCAGCTCCTCCCGCCGCTCCCGCCGCGACGGCGCCATCATACAGCGCCAGTTCGTCTGCGCCAAGGAAGGATTCCGCAACATGAACGAGAAACGAACCAAGGACAGAGAGATCAAACGCCCCCGAACCGTCACCCGAGTCGGTTGCAAGGCCTCCTTATCCGTCAAAATGCACGACTCCTCCGGTAAGTGGATCGTCTCGGGGTTCGTTAAAGAGCATAACCACGAATTGGTCCCTCCCGATCAGGTCCACTGCTTACGTTCCCACAGGCAGATCTCGGGCCCCGCCAAGACTTTGATCGACACGTTGCAGGCCGCCGGGATGGGGCCCAGGAGGATAATGTCCGCGCTGATTAAAGAGTACGGAGGGATTAGTAAAGTAGGATTCACTGAAGTGGACTGTAGGAATTACATGAGGAACAATAGGCAGAAGAGTATACAGGGAGAGATTCAGCTTCTTCTTGATTACTTGAGGCAGATGAACTCCGAGAATCCCACCTTCTTTTACGCTGTGCAGAGAAGCGAGGATAATCACCATCATGATCATCAGTCTGTTGTTGTGGGGAATGTGTTTTGGGCCGATCCGAAAGCGATTCTTGATTTCGCCTACTTTGGGGATACGGTTACGTTTGACACGACTTACAGGTCTAATAGGTACCGTCTCCCTTTCGCTCCCTTCACGGGGGTGAACCACCACGGGCAGCCGGTTCTTTTCGGATGCGCGTTTATCGTGAACGAGACCGAGGCTTCGTTTGTGTGGCTTTTTAAGACTTGGCTAGCTGCGATGTCTGCACACGCAGCGCGCTCTCCCGTCTCGATCACTACTGATCACGACGCGGTTATACGCGCGGCGGTCGTGCAGGTCTTTCCCGAGGCCCGCCATAGGTTTTGCAAGTGGCATATTTTCAAGAAATGTCAGGAGAAGTTGTCTCATGTGTTCCTCAGGCATCCTGCTTTCGAGTCTGATTTCCACAAGAGTGTTAATCTGACTGACTCTGTTGAGGATTTCGAGTCGTGCTGGTTTTCGCTTCTTGACAAATACGAGCTGAGAGATCATGACTGGCTACAAGCGTTGTACTCCGATCGACGGCAGTGGGTTCCTGTATATCTCCGCGACACCTTTTTCGCGGAGATGTCGTCGACTCAGCGTAGTGACAGTATAAACTCGTATTTTGACGGCTACATCAACGCTTCGACCAACCTGACCCAGTTCTTTAAGCTGTACGAGAAAGCTCTGGAGAGTCGTCTCGAGAAAGAAGTTAAAGCGGATTACGACACGATGAACTCGCCTCCTGTTCTCAAGACCCCGTCTCCGATGGAGAAGCAGGCGTCTGAGCTTTACACGAGGAAGCTGTTCACGAGGTTTCAGGAGGAGCTGGTGGGAACTTTGACTTTCATGGCGTCCAAAGCTGATGACGATGGGGATCTCGGTACCTACCAGGTTGCCAAGTACGGGGAGACTCACAAGGCGCATTGCGTTAAGTTCAACATTTTGGAGATGAGAGCGAACTGCAGTTGCCAGATGTTTGAGTTCTCTGGGATCGTGTGTAGGCATATATTGGCAGTCTTCCGTGTCACCAATCTCCTTACGCTTCCGCCTTACTATATCCTGAAAAGATGGACTAGAAATGCTAAAAGCAGTGTTATATTCGATGACTATGGTTTGCATGCGTATGATAACTACTTGGAGTCTCATACTGTCCGATACAACACTTTACGCCACAAAGCTTTTAATTTTGTGCAAGAAGCGGGGAAATCTATTTATACCTGTGATGTCGCTCTAGTTGCTCTGCAAGAAGCTGCCAAGACAGTGTCCTTGGAAATGAAAAATGAAGTTAGGAGAACTATGGCTAACGGGCATGTAAAAGGGAGTTCTGCAAGTGATGGAGAACATATACGCCGCAGTGAGGAATGTCAGCAAGAAGAGCCCGAG GATGAAATGGACAAGAAGATTATTGAGCTCAGACACGAGCTGGAATTAGCAAACAGGAAATGTGAAGCCTACAGGACTAACCTACTTTCGGTCTTGAAAGAATTGGAAGATCAAAAGTTACAAGTGTCCATCAAAGTGCAGAACATCAAAATCAGCTTAAAGGATAGTCTGTGA
- the LOC108847610 gene encoding probable receptor-like protein kinase At2g39360 has protein sequence MISLKVSTLCVLTLLCFSRVSSASSDTFFLNCGSSQNATVNNRTFVSDNNLGREIFDSTQTISLTATDSNSLPPGTESTLFQTARVFPEESTYRFKIDQHGWFLIRLYFLPFPSSSRDLTSARFSVSSQNFTLFRHHKPSTTSVVKEYSLNISTGTLSLQFRPEVGSFAFINALEVFRLPENLLPEEAGVISTQSSKKTHKLSTHAMETVSRINMGNLSVSRDQDKLWRQWDADSTYMGVAHFGLPVTNLKAVNFSAGNTTEDIAPVYVYGTATRLNSEDNPNTNANLTWTFKVDPGFDYFLRFHFCNIIVDPFGSVRRVSFDIYVNSQRVVSVDMSEVANGTFGAPFFVDAVMLKAMMGLGGDLTLSVGGVMDVSSYPLSFLNGLEILKLSNDKRSLDASDAVLPDGSLGNKSPRIGLIAGVSAALCVALVFCVICFAWCARKRRNRQMQSGDEEIKEIETGESLIFSSSKIGYRYPLALIKEATNDFNESLVIGVGGFGKVYKGVLSDKTEIAVKRAAPKSRQGLAEFKTEIEMLSQFRHRHLVSLIGYCDENSEMIIVYEYMEKGTLKDHLYDSENQRLSWRQRLEICVGAARGLHYLHTGSARAVIHRDVKSANILLDENFMAKVADFGLSKTGPDLDQTHVSTAVKGSFGYLDPEYLTRQQLTEKSDVYSFGVVMLEVLCGRPVIDPSLPREKVNLIEWGMKLVKKGKMEEILDPFLDGKVKVEEVKKYCELTEKCLAQNGVERPTMGDLLWNLEFMLQVQAKDEKAAMVDDGPEASVVGSTVQFSVNGMGDIEGVSMSKVFARMVVGEETRERD, from the coding sequence ATGATAAGCCTAAAGGTCTCAACTTTATGTGTTTTAACCCTCCTCTGTTTTTCACGGGTCTCCTCTGCTTCTTCTGATACTTTCTTCCTCAACTGTGGCTCCTCCCAGAATGCAACAGTCAACAACCGAACCTTCGTATCCGACAACAACCTCGGTCGAGAAATCTTCGACTCCACGCAAACAATCTCCCTCACAGCCACCGACTCGAACTCTCTTCCTCCAGGAACAGAGTCGACTCTGTTTCAGACCGCAAGAGTCTTCCCTGAAGAATCAACTTACCGATTCAAGATCGACCAACACGGATGGTTCTTGATTCGTCTCTACTTCCTACCCTTTCCCTCCTCTTCTCGAGATCTAACCTCAGCGAGATTCTCTGTTTCGTCTCAGAACTTCACTCTGTTCAGACACCACAAACCTTCAACCACCTCTGTTGTCAAAGAGTACAGCTTAAACATCTCCACAGGTACTCTCTCCCTCCAGTTCCGTCCTGAAGTCGGCTCCTTCGCCTTTATCAACGCCTTGGAAGTCTTCAGACTTCCAGAGAATCTCCTACCCGAAGAAGCAGGAGTCATTAGTACACAGAGCAGCAAGAAGACTCACAAACTCAGCACTCACGCCATGGAGACTGTTTCTAGGATTAACATGGGGAACTTGAGCGTCTCTCGTGATCAGGACAAGCTATGGAGGCAATGGGATGCTGACTCTACTTACATGGGAGTAGCTCATTTTGGTCTCCCTGTGACGAACCTCAAAGCTGTTAACTTCAGCGCTGGCAACACAACAGAGGACATTGCACCGGTGTATGTCTATGGAACCGCCACGAGGTTGAACTCTGAGGACAATCCAAACACAAACGCCAACTTAACGTGGACGTTCAAAGTCGACCCTGGTTTCGATTACTTCCTCAGGTTCCATTTCTGTAACATCATAGTGGATCCTTTTGGAAGCGTCCGTAGGGTAAGCTTTGACATTTACGTGAACTCGCAGAGAGTTGTGTCTGTTGATATGTCTGAAGTTGCAAATGGAACCTTTGGTGCTCCTTTTTTCGTCGATGCAGTGATGCTGAAGGCGATGATGGGTTTAGGAGGAGACTTGACTCTTTCTGTTGGTGGTGTTATGGATGTGTCTTCTTAccctctttcttttctcaacGGACTTGAGATCTTGAAGCTAAGCAACGATAAGCGGAGTCTTGATGCTTCGGATGCGGTTTTGCCTGATGGTTCTTTAGGTAACAAGAGTCCAAGAATTGGATTGATAGCTGGAGTATCTGCAGCTTTGTGTGTGGCTTTAGTGTTTTGTGTGATTTGTTTTGCTTGGTGCGCAAGGAAAAGAAGAAATAGACAAATGCAGAGTGGAGATGAGGAGATTAAGGAGATTGAAACAGGTGAGAGCTTAATCTTTTCAAGCTCGAAGATCGGTTATCGATACCCTTTGGCTTTAATCAAAGAAGCAACTAATGACTTCAATGAGAGTCTAGTGATTGGAGTTGGTGGGTTTGGTAAAGTCTACAAAGGTGTCTTGAGCGACAAGACCGAGATAGCTGTGAAACGTGCTGCTCCAAAATCTCGCCAAGGTCTAGCTGAGTTCAAGACAGAGATAGAGATGCTGTCTCAGTTCAGACACAGGCATTTGGTGTCTTTGATCGGGTATTGCGATGAGAACAGCGAGATGATCATTGTGTATGAGTATATGGAGAAAGGAACGCTTAAGGATCATCTGTATGACTCAGAGAACCAAAGGTTGAGCTGGAGACAGAGGCTTGAGATATGTGTTGGTGCAGCTAGAGGGCTTCACTATCTCCACACAGGCTCAGCAAGAGCGGTCATACACCGCGATGTGAAGTCTGCTAACATTCTGTTAGATGAGAATTTCATGGCTAAAGTTGCGGATTTTGGATTGTCTAAGACTGGTCCTGATCTAGACCAGACACATGTGAGTACCGCGGTTAAAGGAAGCTTTGGTTATCTTGATCCAGAGTATTTGACTAGACAGCAACTGACTGAGAAGTCAGATGTTTACTCTTTTGGTGTGGTGATGCTTGAAGTACTATGTGGGAGACCAGTGATTGATCCATCTCTTCCGAGGGAGAAAGTGAATTTGATCGAATGGGGGATGAAGTTGGTGAAGAAAGGGAAGATGGAAGAGATCTTGGACCCTTTTCTTGATGGGAAAGTTAAGGTTGAAGAGGTGAAGAAGTACTGTGAGTTGACAGAGAAGTGTTTGGCTCAAAACGGAGTTGAGAGGCCGACGATGGGAGACTTGTTGTGGAACCTAGAGTTCATGCTTCAGGTACAAGCAAAAGATGAGAAAGCAGCAATGGTGGATGATGGTCCGGAGGCTAGTGTTGTGGGGTCGACGGTGCAGTTTAGTGTGAATGGAATGGGAGACATTGAAGGTGTCTCAATGAGTAAAGTTTTCGCGCGAATGGTGGTGGGAGAAGAAACGAGAGAAAGAGATTGA